AAATTGAAAAGCCGGGTTTTATTAACTTTTTCCTAACCAATGAAACCATATCTAAAGAATTTTTAACATTGTCGCAAAAAAAAGAGCTATATTTCAAATTGAAAGACATACCAGAAAAAAAGATTCAAATAGAGTTTGTTAGCGCTAATCCAACAGGACCACTTCATATAGGACATGGCAGAGGTGCTGCAATAGGAGATAGTTTAGCAAGAATACTGAGCTTTTTAGGTTATAATGTAGTAAAAGAATATTACATTAATGATGCTGGTTATCAAATGCATATGCTTGGTTTTTCAACTTTCTTACGATACAAGGAGTTGCTTGGTCAAAAAATAGAATTTCCACAAGATGCTTACCAGGGAGAATACATAAAAGATATTGCACGTGATTTAATAAAAACTTACCAAGATAATTTACTCAGTATGGATAATGCTATCGACATCTGTTTAGATAAAGCTAAAAACACAATTATGAATGATATACTGCACGATATGGAAAATTTTAAGGTAACATTCGATGTTTTCTTTAGTGAAAGTAGTTTATTCCAAAACAACGAAGTAGAACACACCATTGAACTTCTTAAATCTAAAGGCTTTACTTACGAAAAAGATGGTGCTTTATGGCTTAAAACAACACAGTTTAACGACGACAAAGATAGAGTCCTTATAAAACAAGACGGCAAATATACTTATTTATCAAGCGATATTGCATACCATAAAAACAAATTTTTAAAGCGTGGATTTGATATGGTTATAGATATTTGGGGCTCAGATCATCATGGTTATGTTGCAAGACTTAAAGCTGCGCTGGAAGCTTTAGGTATTGATAGTAAAAAATTGATTATTTTACTAGTACAATTTGTAAATTTAATCCAGGAAAATAATAAAATTTCTATGTCAACAAGAAAAGCTACATACATAGAACTAAAAGAACTTATTAAAGAAATTGGCACAGATGCTGCTCGATTTATTTTTGTATCAAAAAGCATTAATTCACATTTAGATATAGATATTTCACTTTTAAAGAAAAAATCTATGGATAACCCGGTTTACTACATACAATACGCTCATGCT
The DNA window shown above is from Desulfurella sp. and carries:
- the argS gene encoding arginine--tRNA ligase, which encodes MKFLIKPIIDKYLENKSYEYVNYSIDYPPEAVFGDYSTNLAMVLAKKIKQNPINIAQDFKAFCENSEFSNKFKIKIEKPGFINFFLTNETISKEFLTLSQKKELYFKLKDIPEKKIQIEFVSANPTGPLHIGHGRGAAIGDSLARILSFLGYNVVKEYYINDAGYQMHMLGFSTFLRYKELLGQKIEFPQDAYQGEYIKDIARDLIKTYQDNLLSMDNAIDICLDKAKNTIMNDILHDMENFKVTFDVFFSESSLFQNNEVEHTIELLKSKGFTYEKDGALWLKTTQFNDDKDRVLIKQDGKYTYLSSDIAYHKNKFLKRGFDMVIDIWGSDHHGYVARLKAALEALGIDSKKLIILLVQFVNLIQENNKISMSTRKATYIELKELIKEIGTDAARFIFVSKSINSHLDIDISLLKKKSMDNPVYYIQYAHARIMSILEKSNCNNELDESMIKLLQETEEINLIKSLLQFKEYLHDSAKTLEPYLVTKSLLMIAEKLHQFYNKHKVIGENKDLSCARVGLIKTVAFVLALGLSLIGIQAKNKM